A single window of Arcobacter venerupis DNA harbors:
- a CDS encoding tetratricopeptide repeat protein: MKKIFIILSLITKIIINANELNISLLIDNSYLKTEKKLLPSYTTKDLEISFEKNNLWINTDGEEDIKGRILLNTQSLSTFITINKKKELLFKQNEFNPYGQKVITLTCNIERKVLVFVQTQFGSNSSVNPWFIHFEPYVYEIDNGIVTKNLEIVNKYFYGNEYFQRDIVDDPDSNQFSYPYFNEEKILNRLYETGTCDKELTQKANIEVLVGDKWIAQEQSWNIKKEEISNTIQLNLNEVLKNLKEKKETNLPIENLNEILKNEELNQKTVQKYNDIAYYLQQKNVNNEAIFLLEKIIEKFPNRIVAYLNLADAYDGLGNKEKAKKNYGKYINLMKQDNKEVKIPKRVLEYK, encoded by the coding sequence ATGAAAAAAATATTTATAATATTATCTTTAATTACAAAAATTATCATAAATGCAAATGAATTAAATATTTCTCTATTAATTGATAATTCATATCTTAAAACAGAAAAAAAGTTATTGCCAAGTTATACAACAAAAGATTTAGAAATAAGTTTTGAAAAGAATAATTTATGGATTAATACTGATGGTGAAGAAGATATTAAAGGTAGAATTCTCCTCAATACTCAATCATTATCAACATTTATAACTATCAATAAAAAAAAAGAATTATTATTCAAGCAAAATGAATTTAATCCTTATGGGCAAAAAGTAATTACTTTAACTTGTAATATAGAGAGAAAAGTTTTAGTATTTGTTCAAACTCAATTTGGTAGTAATAGTAGTGTTAATCCATGGTTTATTCACTTTGAACCTTATGTTTATGAGATAGATAATGGAATAGTTACTAAAAATTTAGAAATAGTAAATAAATATTTTTATGGTAATGAATATTTTCAAAGAGACATTGTTGATGACCCAGATAGTAATCAATTTTCTTATCCTTACTTCAATGAAGAGAAAATCCTAAATAGACTCTATGAAACTGGGACTTGTGATAAAGAGCTAACACAAAAAGCAAATATAGAAGTATTAGTAGGAGATAAATGGATAGCACAAGAACAGAGTTGGAATATAAAAAAAGAAGAAATATCAAATACAATACAATTAAATTTAAATGAAGTTCTAAAAAATCTAAAAGAAAAAAAAGAAACTAATCTTCCAATAGAAAATCTAAATGAAATTTTAAAAAATGAAGAACTAAATCAAAAAACAGTACAAAAATATAACGATATAGCCTACTACCTACAACAAAAAAACGTAAATAATGAAGCAATTTTCCTTTTAGAAAAAATCATAGAAAAATTCCCAAATAGAATAGTTGCATACCTAAATCTTGCAGATGCTTATGATGGATTAGGGAATAAAGAAAAAGCAAAAAAAAACTATGGGAAATATATAAATCTTATGAAACAAGATAATAAAGAAGTGAAAATTCCAAAAAGAGTTTTAGAATATAAATGA
- a CDS encoding helix-turn-helix transcriptional regulator → MNQYINKFISIADFLGEVLGSNTEILIHDLTDYKKSIVYIINGHISNRKIGDPITDLVLEFMATESKGNKQFIAKYNSKTIEGRLLYSSTYFIRDNSNKIVGALCLNSDYHEVKKSLSFLTSLLPNYVDDKILSINNIKENLNSDPQELTLNKIDAIINEFDIVPSRMTTEEKTDVIAALNDCGIFNIRGSVQEVANKLQMSEPSIYRYIKKIKN, encoded by the coding sequence TTGAATCAATATATTAACAAATTTATTTCTATTGCTGACTTTTTAGGTGAAGTATTAGGAAGTAACACAGAAATTTTAATACACGACCTAACAGACTATAAAAAATCTATTGTTTACATAATAAATGGTCATATAAGCAATAGAAAAATTGGAGATCCAATTACTGACTTAGTTTTAGAATTTATGGCAACGGAATCTAAAGGAAACAAGCAGTTTATAGCTAAATATAATTCAAAAACGATAGAAGGTAGACTTTTATACTCTTCAACATACTTTATTAGAGATAATTCAAATAAAATAGTTGGAGCTTTATGTTTAAACTCAGATTATCATGAAGTTAAAAAATCATTATCATTTTTAACTTCTCTTCTTCCAAATTACGTTGATGATAAGATTTTATCAATTAACAATATAAAAGAAAACCTAAATTCTGACCCCCAAGAATTAACACTTAATAAAATTGATGCCATCATAAATGAATTTGATATAGTGCCAAGTAGAATGACAACAGAAGAAAAAACTGATGTAATTGCTGCTTTAAATGATTGTGGTATCTTTAATATAAGAGGTTCTGTTCAAGAAGTTGCAAATAAACTACAAATGTCTGAACCTTCAATATATAGATATATCAAAAAAATTAAAAATTAA
- a CDS encoding RidA family protein has translation MKAINSIKAPSAIGPYSQAVDKDGFIFVSGQLPIDETTGAFAGEDIASQAKQSLQNIKYILEEAGLGMKDISKTTILLKNIEDFTVVNEIYGQFFTAPYPARATYEVSRLPKDALIEIEAIAKR, from the coding sequence ATGAAAGCTATTAACTCAATTAAAGCACCAAGTGCAATTGGACCATATTCACAAGCTGTAGATAAAGATGGATTCATATTTGTATCTGGGCAATTACCAATTGATGAAACTACAGGTGCATTTGCAGGGGAAGATATAGCTTCTCAAGCAAAACAATCTTTACAAAATATTAAATATATTTTAGAAGAGGCTGGTTTAGGAATGAAAGATATTTCAAAAACTACTATTTTATTAAAAAATATTGAAGATTTTACAGTAGTAAATGAAATTTATGGACAATTCTTTACAGCACCATATCCAGCACGAGCGACATATGAAGTATCAAGATTACCAAAAGATGCGTTGATTGAAATCGAAGCAATTGCAAAAAGATAA
- a CDS encoding NAD(P)/FAD-dependent oxidoreductase: MKKDVIVVGAGCIGLMSAYCLQKSGRSVTVIDKNDITNGTSFGNAGLLSAFKKAPLSAPGAIPDTIKLMLKGESPASVHPTLDLHLYKWLLKFAASSNQDRLKRTLALFERYGQISLDMYESMVKEDGMDFHFCKDGLLMIYTEQKTFDAKAAHCEDPQAYEILSKERTKEYMPILNDKVIGSILLKENGHIDSGEFMLELKKYLQEKGVEFLLNEEVNKLEFQGSKVSKIHTSKGSYEAETFVLSTGADDTLAKQAKNKFMMTPAKGYSITFKMDDALKPKTSSLFADLFIAMTPRRNTVRMTSKLELGTTNPDVVRKQIDSIHKNLGMYTNAFEMREQIEWTGFRPLTPNDIPILGFDENYNNLVHATGLGWLGITFAPAIGKIISDVITIDKRNETNVDVLLFSAFFQG, encoded by the coding sequence ATGAAAAAAGACGTTATTGTTGTTGGTGCTGGATGTATTGGACTTATGTCAGCATATTGTTTACAAAAAAGTGGAAGATCTGTAACTGTAATTGATAAAAATGATATTACAAATGGTACATCGTTTGGTAATGCAGGATTATTATCTGCTTTTAAAAAAGCTCCTTTAAGTGCACCAGGAGCAATTCCTGATACTATAAAACTAATGTTAAAAGGTGAATCACCTGCAAGTGTTCATCCTACATTAGATTTACATTTATACAAATGGCTTTTAAAATTTGCAGCAAGTTCAAATCAAGATAGATTAAAAAGAACATTAGCTTTATTTGAAAGATATGGACAAATAAGTTTAGATATGTATGAATCAATGGTGAAAGAAGATGGAATGGATTTTCATTTTTGTAAAGATGGTCTTTTAATGATTTATACAGAGCAAAAAACTTTTGATGCAAAAGCTGCTCATTGTGAAGATCCTCAGGCTTATGAAATTCTTTCAAAAGAGCGAACAAAAGAGTATATGCCAATACTGAATGATAAGGTTATTGGTTCTATTTTATTAAAAGAAAATGGACATATTGATTCTGGCGAATTTATGTTGGAATTAAAAAAATATTTACAAGAAAAAGGTGTTGAATTTCTTTTAAATGAAGAAGTAAATAAATTAGAATTCCAAGGTTCAAAAGTTAGTAAAATTCATACTTCAAAAGGTTCATACGAAGCTGAAACATTTGTTTTATCAACTGGTGCTGATGATACTTTAGCAAAACAAGCAAAAAACAAATTCATGATGACACCTGCAAAAGGTTACAGTATCACATTTAAAATGGATGATGCTTTAAAACCAAAAACTTCATCTTTATTTGCTGATTTATTCATTGCAATGACTCCAAGAAGAAATACAGTTCGAATGACTTCAAAACTAGAACTTGGTACTACAAATCCTGATGTAGTAAGAAAACAAATTGATAGCATTCATAAGAATTTAGGTATGTATACAAATGCTTTTGAAATGAGAGAACAAATTGAATGGACAGGTTTTAGACCACTTACTCCAAATGATATTCCAATTCTTGGATTTGATGAAAACTATAACAATTTAGTTCATGCAACTGGACTTGGATGGCTCGGAATCACATTTGCTCCTGCAATTGGGAAAATAATAAGTGATGTAATTACAATAGATAAGAGAAATGAAACAAATGTAGATGTACTATTATTTTCTGCTTTTTTTCAAGGATAG
- a CDS encoding alanine/glycine:cation symporter family protein → METINNVISSLSSFVWGPPMLVLLVGTGIFLTIRLRALQVRALFHAIKILFKKDEDAKGDISQFSALMLSLGATVGIGNIVGVATAIALGGPGAIFWMWITGIVGMATKYSEAILAVKYREEGINGYKGGAMYYISKGLDMPKLGMAFAIFTIIASFGTGNMTQANAVSSVLLDQAHIPTWITGFILVVLTGAVILGGIKSMGKFTSYFSPVMVLLYICTAFFIIFTNFDRVPTAFGLIFSHAFAPFAAAGGFAGAAVAAAIRMGVSRGLFSNEAGLGSSAIVAAAAQTSCPVKQALVSMLQTLIDTLIICTMTATIILMAPVWLEGGSAGLLTLKSFEFFLGDTGIIIVFITTVFFAYSTLLGWSYFGEKGFEYAFGEKSVKIYRVMFLVFVMVGSVTELKMVWNFSDLANGLMAIPNLIALLLLSKVIVEETNKYFHDPLAKI, encoded by the coding sequence ATGGAAACAATTAACAATGTAATCAGTTCACTATCATCATTTGTATGGGGACCGCCCATGCTCGTTTTATTAGTGGGAACAGGTATATTTTTGACTATAAGATTAAGAGCATTACAAGTACGAGCTTTATTTCATGCAATAAAAATTCTTTTTAAAAAAGATGAAGATGCAAAAGGTGATATTTCACAATTTTCAGCATTGATGCTGTCACTTGGAGCAACTGTAGGAATTGGAAATATTGTAGGTGTTGCAACTGCAATTGCACTTGGAGGTCCTGGTGCAATATTTTGGATGTGGATTACAGGAATAGTTGGAATGGCAACAAAATATTCTGAAGCAATTTTAGCTGTGAAATATAGAGAAGAGGGAATTAATGGATACAAAGGTGGTGCAATGTATTACATTAGTAAAGGATTGGACATGCCAAAACTTGGTATGGCATTTGCAATTTTTACAATCATAGCATCTTTTGGAACAGGAAACATGACACAAGCAAATGCTGTTTCTAGCGTACTATTAGATCAAGCTCATATTCCTACTTGGATTACAGGATTTATTTTAGTTGTGCTTACAGGTGCAGTTATCCTTGGTGGTATTAAATCTATGGGTAAATTCACTTCATACTTTTCACCAGTAATGGTTTTATTATATATTTGTACAGCTTTTTTTATTATCTTTACTAATTTTGATAGAGTGCCTACTGCCTTTGGATTAATTTTTAGTCATGCCTTTGCACCTTTTGCAGCAGCTGGTGGTTTTGCAGGAGCAGCAGTTGCAGCTGCAATTAGAATGGGTGTTTCAAGAGGACTATTTTCTAATGAAGCTGGTTTAGGTTCAAGTGCAATAGTTGCAGCAGCAGCACAAACAAGTTGTCCAGTAAAACAAGCGTTAGTTTCAATGTTACAAACACTTATTGATACATTAATTATCTGTACAATGACAGCAACTATTATTTTAATGGCACCTGTTTGGTTAGAGGGTGGAAGTGCTGGATTATTAACATTAAAAAGTTTTGAATTTTTCTTAGGTGATACAGGAATAATTATTGTGTTTATAACAACAGTATTTTTTGCATATTCAACATTACTTGGATGGTCATACTTTGGTGAAAAAGGATTTGAATATGCCTTTGGTGAGAAATCAGTAAAAATATATAGAGTAATGTTTTTAGTATTTGTTATGGTAGGTTCAGTAACAGAGTTAAAAATGGTATGGAACTTCTCTGATTTGGCAAATGGTTTAATGGCAATTCCAAACTTAATAGCATTATTATTGTTATCTAAAGTAATTGTTGAAGAAACAAATAAATATTTTCATGACCCTTTAGCTAAAATTTAA
- the alr gene encoding alanine racemase codes for MKLSRPVWAEINLDNLAHNMREVRRVTNKNSKITAVIKADGYGHGAVAIAETLLENGADRFAVATLSEAIQLKTSFPNIETMILGYTPENLAKEVIEHNIIQTIYTIEQAKEFSNTALFLNKKIVVHIKLDSGMNRLGMVFSEETIDEILEMSKLDGLVIEGIFTHFSTADELDKEYTKQQVKKYQYIVNSLEQRGLYIPIKHVSNSAGIIDLPEFNFDMVRAGIMLYGLYPSKEVNHETVKLKEVMCLKAKISQVKKLAAGSGVSYGLKYKCDKDSLVATLPIGYADGYTRMLSGKGKVLVNGSIVSVIGNICMDQCIIDVTGLDVKMGDEVVLFGGNDSNGISIDSIADLLNTINYEIVCMIDKRVPRLYIKDGKEIYFKDYVLMISDKKS; via the coding sequence GTGAAATTATCAAGACCAGTATGGGCTGAAATAAATTTAGATAATTTAGCTCACAATATGAGAGAAGTAAGAAGAGTTACAAATAAAAACTCAAAAATTACAGCAGTTATCAAAGCTGATGGTTATGGTCATGGTGCTGTTGCTATTGCTGAAACATTACTTGAAAATGGTGCAGATAGATTTGCAGTTGCTACTTTATCAGAAGCAATACAATTGAAAACTTCTTTTCCAAATATTGAAACTATGATATTAGGATATACACCTGAAAATCTTGCCAAAGAAGTTATTGAACATAATATTATTCAAACAATTTATACAATAGAGCAAGCAAAAGAATTTTCAAATACAGCACTTTTTTTAAATAAAAAAATAGTTGTACATATTAAATTAGATAGTGGAATGAATCGTTTAGGTATGGTTTTTAGTGAAGAAACAATAGATGAAATACTTGAAATGAGTAAGCTTGATGGTTTAGTTATTGAAGGTATTTTTACACACTTTTCAACAGCTGATGAACTTGATAAAGAATACACAAAACAACAAGTAAAAAAATATCAATATATTGTAAATAGTTTAGAACAAAGAGGTCTATATATTCCAATAAAACATGTGTCAAATAGTGCAGGAATTATAGATTTGCCTGAATTTAACTTTGATATGGTTAGAGCTGGTATCATGTTATATGGTTTATATCCCTCAAAAGAGGTAAATCACGAAACTGTTAAATTAAAAGAAGTTATGTGTTTAAAAGCAAAAATATCTCAAGTAAAAAAACTTGCTGCTGGTAGTGGAGTTAGTTATGGTTTAAAATACAAATGTGATAAAGATTCATTAGTTGCTACTCTTCCTATAGGTTATGCAGATGGATATACAAGAATGTTATCAGGTAAAGGAAAAGTTTTAGTTAATGGTTCAATAGTTTCTGTAATTGGAAATATATGTATGGATCAATGTATTATTGATGTAACAGGTCTTGATGTTAAAATGGGAGATGAAGTAGTTTTATTTGGAGGAAATGATTCAAATGGAATTTCAATAGATAGTATTGCAGATTTATTAAATACAATTAATTATGAAATTGTTTGTATGATAGATAAACGAGTTCCTAGGTTATATATAAAAGATGGTAAAGAAATTTATTTTAAAGATTATGTGTTAATGATAAGTGATAAAAAAAGCTAA
- a CDS encoding aldolase catalytic domain-containing protein, with product MIEKKGSILTVREDIKVFDCTIRDGGLVNNYHFSDAFVKAHYDACLAAGVDYMEIGKNVSTTIMSENEYGPWNFCKEEDIRRIVGDNNTNMKIAVMSDIGRSLKEELRPKSESVVDMIRIATYIHQLPAAIELIEDAHAKGYETTVNIMAISKSFDDELDEVLAQLAKTPVDVIYIADSYGSFYPEQIKKLTEKYLKVAVDSGKQIGIHAHNNIQLAYANTLESMIYGASFLDVTISGLGRGAGNCPLELLIGFLKNPKYKLMPVLKFIEEFIVPLEKELDWGYSIPYMLTGQLNEHPRAAMKARDEKDTKYREFYRNLLAE from the coding sequence ATGATTGAAAAAAAAGGTTCAATACTAACAGTTAGAGAAGATATAAAAGTTTTCGATTGTACAATCAGAGATGGTGGATTAGTGAATAACTACCATTTTAGTGATGCTTTTGTAAAAGCACATTATGATGCTTGTTTAGCTGCTGGTGTTGATTATATGGAAATTGGTAAAAATGTATCTACAACAATTATGAGTGAAAATGAGTATGGTCCTTGGAATTTCTGTAAAGAAGAAGATATTAGAAGAATTGTTGGTGACAATAATACTAACATGAAAATTGCAGTAATGTCTGATATTGGAAGAAGTTTAAAAGAAGAGTTAAGACCAAAATCTGAAAGTGTTGTTGATATGATTAGAATTGCAACATATATTCATCAACTTCCAGCTGCAATTGAGCTAATTGAAGATGCCCATGCAAAAGGTTATGAAACAACTGTAAATATTATGGCTATTTCAAAATCATTTGATGATGAACTAGATGAAGTATTAGCACAACTTGCTAAAACACCTGTTGATGTTATTTATATTGCTGATAGTTATGGTTCTTTTTATCCAGAACAAATCAAAAAATTAACAGAAAAATATTTAAAAGTGGCTGTTGATTCAGGAAAACAAATAGGAATTCATGCTCATAATAATATTCAATTAGCTTATGCTAATACTTTAGAATCAATGATTTATGGAGCTAGTTTTCTTGATGTTACAATTTCAGGATTAGGAAGAGGTGCTGGAAACTGCCCACTTGAATTATTAATTGGTTTCTTAAAAAATCCAAAATATAAATTAATGCCTGTATTAAAATTTATTGAAGAGTTTATCGTTCCACTTGAAAAAGAGTTAGATTGGGGATATAGTATTCCATATATGTTAACTGGACAACTAAATGAACACCCAAGAGCTGCAATGAAAGCTAGGGATGAAAAAGATACAAAATATAGAGAGTTTTACAGAAACTTACTTGCAGAATAG
- a CDS encoding ribonuclease H family protein, which yields MKIDNSFIQLISHKDILNKEQFKILGLDYPPVENWKNQAFDKEVSKNDMNLLMLLKGDLALKAQEQIIKNYHMVLEFNNIKVKSVYELPKEQISEKKVEINEDDEYIRIYCDGACSGNPGNAGSGLAIYSNKKNPVLLYGAYEEEGTNNIAELNALHQALLIAKQTSSDNIISIFSDSKYAIDCITVWAYGWKKNGWSKKGGEIKNLELIKEAHQLYEKLKAKIEINHVKGHAGVEGNELADRMAVYTIKAKNKNFAFYSYNKIDEVLGMKSY from the coding sequence ATGAAAATAGACAATAGTTTTATCCAATTAATTTCACATAAAGATATACTAAATAAAGAACAATTTAAAATTCTAGGTTTAGATTATCCCCCTGTTGAGAACTGGAAAAATCAGGCTTTTGATAAAGAAGTTTCAAAAAATGATATGAATTTACTTATGCTTTTAAAAGGTGATTTAGCACTAAAAGCACAAGAGCAAATAATAAAAAATTATCACATGGTTTTAGAGTTTAATAATATAAAAGTAAAATCAGTTTATGAACTTCCAAAAGAGCAAATAAGTGAAAAAAAAGTTGAAATAAATGAAGATGATGAGTATATTAGAATTTATTGTGATGGAGCATGTTCTGGAAATCCAGGAAATGCTGGAAGTGGATTAGCTATTTATTCAAACAAAAAAAATCCTGTTTTACTTTATGGAGCTTACGAAGAAGAGGGAACAAATAATATTGCAGAATTAAATGCTTTACATCAAGCTTTATTAATTGCAAAACAAACAAGTAGTGATAATATTATCTCTATTTTTTCAGATTCAAAGTATGCAATTGATTGTATTACAGTTTGGGCATATGGTTGGAAAAAAAATGGCTGGAGCAAAAAAGGTGGAGAGATTAAAAATCTTGAACTAATAAAAGAGGCTCATCAATTATATGAAAAACTAAAAGCAAAAATAGAAATAAATCATGTAAAAGGTCATGCAGGAGTTGAGGGAAATGAACTAGCTGATAGAATGGCTGTTTATACAATAAAAGCAAAAAATAAGAATTTTGCTTTTTATTCTTACAATAAAATAGATGAAGTTTTAGGCATGAAATCTTATTAA
- a CDS encoding methyl-accepting chemotaxis protein, whose protein sequence is MLNKLSIKQKLILIMMIPLTVVILLAAKLAFDSYYTSKNLKSLDAVVNLSTKIGALVHETQKERGMTAGFLGSKGEKFKSELPTQRISVDEKIKDLNLFLNKFNKDAYSSEFSENLNNGLKQLSNLSNIRTNVSSLSIETPVAIEYYTKANTLLLNVIGTITKLSTNAKVSQELVSYMNFLLSKERAGIERAIGTNTFSRNNFAAGMKSKFYTLIAEQNAYLDSFLKVSDLSVVQFYNDTMKSESIAEVERMRKIALYSDLDSNFAIEPQYWFKTITEKIDLLKKVENFIANDLITTIDDEMNSSQNNMIVFGFLSVFGIALTMILARTIAFTILIDVDSVKRGVENFFAFINFEKDDIELIKVDSEDELGKMSKIINKNIENTKINIQKDRELIADAIRVTNAINKGHLDKKIEVGSNNPSLNELKNIINEMLGTLNSNISNILRVLTSYSKLDFRPKLAENNLEGILKELEKDVNILGDVITQTLLENKRIGITLSANANHLSKNMQGIAKAANSQAASLEETAASLEEITSNIKNNTQTAINMANYGIKVKESISLGQALANKTVLSMEDINAQTSAINEAITVIDQIAFQTNILSLNAAVEAATAGEAGKGFAVVAGEVRTLASRSAEAAKQIKELVSNAQVKTQEGKNIASNMIEGYSDLNKNISTTLELIENVTTASKEQSIGMVQINDAVNNLDQITQQNAQNASEANEISKETLDISNTIIAQADAKEFNGKNSF, encoded by the coding sequence ATGCTCAATAAATTATCTATAAAACAAAAGTTGATTTTAATTATGATGATTCCTTTGACTGTAGTTATATTATTAGCAGCAAAGCTCGCTTTCGATTCATATTACACATCAAAGAACTTAAAAAGTTTAGATGCTGTAGTAAATCTTTCAACAAAAATTGGTGCATTAGTTCATGAAACTCAAAAAGAGCGAGGTATGACAGCAGGATTTTTAGGAAGTAAAGGTGAAAAGTTTAAATCAGAATTACCTACACAAAGAATAAGTGTAGATGAAAAAATTAAAGATTTAAATCTATTTTTAAACAAATTTAATAAAGATGCTTATAGTTCAGAGTTTAGTGAAAATCTAAATAATGGATTAAAGCAACTTTCAAACTTATCAAACATTCGAACAAATGTATCTTCTCTTTCAATTGAAACTCCTGTAGCCATTGAATATTACACAAAAGCAAACACCTTATTATTAAATGTTATTGGAACAATCACAAAACTATCAACTAATGCAAAAGTATCTCAAGAATTAGTATCTTATATGAACTTCTTATTGTCAAAAGAAAGAGCAGGAATTGAGCGTGCAATTGGTACAAATACTTTTTCAAGAAATAATTTTGCTGCTGGTATGAAATCAAAATTTTATACATTAATTGCTGAGCAAAATGCATATTTAGATTCTTTCTTAAAAGTGAGTGATCTAAGTGTAGTTCAGTTTTATAATGACACTATGAAAAGTGAATCAATTGCTGAAGTTGAAAGAATGAGAAAAATAGCACTTTATAGTGATCTTGATTCAAACTTTGCAATTGAACCTCAATATTGGTTTAAAACAATCACAGAGAAAATTGACTTATTGAAAAAAGTAGAAAATTTTATTGCAAATGATTTAATTACTACTATTGATGATGAGATGAATAGTTCACAAAATAATATGATTGTTTTTGGATTTTTAAGTGTATTTGGTATTGCTTTAACTATGATATTAGCAAGAACAATTGCTTTTACTATTTTAATAGATGTTGATTCTGTTAAGAGAGGTGTTGAAAATTTCTTTGCATTTATTAATTTTGAAAAAGATGATATTGAGTTAATTAAAGTTGATTCAGAAGATGAATTAGGAAAAATGTCGAAAATAATTAACAAAAATATTGAAAATACTAAAATAAATATTCAAAAAGATAGAGAATTAATTGCAGATGCTATTAGAGTAACTAATGCAATTAATAAAGGTCATTTAGATAAAAAAATTGAAGTTGGCTCAAACAATCCTTCTTTAAATGAACTAAAAAATATCATTAATGAAATGCTAGGAACTTTAAATAGTAATATTTCAAATATATTAAGAGTGTTAACTTCATATTCAAAACTTGATTTTAGACCAAAATTAGCAGAAAATAATCTTGAAGGCATCCTAAAAGAACTTGAAAAAGATGTAAATATTTTAGGTGATGTTATTACTCAAACTTTATTAGAAAATAAAAGAATAGGAATTACTTTAAGTGCTAATGCAAATCACTTAAGCAAAAATATGCAAGGAATTGCAAAAGCTGCAAATTCACAAGCAGCTTCTTTAGAAGAGACAGCTGCTTCTTTAGAAGAGATAACTTCAAATATTAAAAATAATACTCAAACTGCTATAAATATGGCTAATTATGGAATTAAAGTAAAAGAATCAATCTCTTTAGGACAAGCTTTAGCTAATAAAACAGTTCTTTCAATGGAAGATATTAATGCACAAACAAGTGCAATAAATGAAGCAATAACTGTTATTGACCAAATTGCATTTCAAACAAATATTCTCTCATTAAATGCAGCCGTAGAAGCAGCAACAGCAGGAGAAGCTGGAAAAGGTTTTGCTGTAGTTGCAGGAGAAGTAAGAACCCTTGCAAGTAGAAGTGCAGAAGCAGCTAAACAAATTAAAGAGTTAGTTTCAAATGCACAGGTAAAAACTCAAGAGGGTAAAAATATTGCTTCTAATATGATAGAGGGATATTCTGATTTAAATAAAAATATATCTACAACTTTAGAGTTAATTGAAAATGTTACAACAGCTAGTAAAGAGCAATCAATTGGTATGGTTCAGATAAATGATGCTGTTAATAATTTAGATCAAATTACTCAACAAAATGCACAAAATGCTTCTGAAGCTAATGAAATATCTAAAGAAACTTTAGATATTTCAAATACAATTATTGCTCAAGCAGATGCAAAAGAGTTTAACGGCAAAAATTCATTTTAA
- a CDS encoding transcriptional antiterminator Rof: MYTPISCEFFDQLNVAMQRKIPSTVVYLENNEKKTIKGLIETMSVIDGIEYLIMNKKEKIRLDTVLTFNGRRHKEE, encoded by the coding sequence ATGTACACTCCAATTTCATGTGAATTTTTTGACCAATTAAATGTGGCAATGCAAAGAAAAATTCCCTCAACTGTTGTTTATTTAGAAAATAATGAAAAAAAAACTATAAAAGGGTTAATTGAAACTATGAGTGTAATTGATGGAATAGAATATTTAATTATGAATAAAAAAGAGAAAATAAGACTTGATACTGTTTTAACTTTTAATGGAAGACGACATAAAGAAGAGTAA
- a CDS encoding RidA family protein has protein sequence MINRKIVGTRMSKIVEHNGVIYFAGIVPNDKTLDVKGQTKEVLNIAQELFEQANTDKENILRAEIYLKDIDRDFADFNEIWDEWVSKENPPARICVQASMSTPQTLVEIMFTSVKK, from the coding sequence ATGATAAACAGAAAAATAGTTGGAACTAGAATGAGTAAAATTGTTGAGCATAATGGTGTTATATATTTTGCTGGTATTGTCCCAAATGACAAAACACTTGATGTTAAAGGACAAACAAAAGAAGTATTAAATATTGCACAAGAGCTTTTTGAACAAGCCAATACAGATAAAGAAAATATTTTAAGAGCCGAAATTTATTTAAAAGATATAGATAGGGATTTTGCAGATTTTAATGAAATTTGGGATGAATGGGTTTCAAAAGAGAATCCACCTGCACGAATTTGCGTACAAGCTAGTATGTCAACTCCTCAAACTTTAGTTGAAATCATGTTTACATCTGTGAAAAAGTAA